The following proteins come from a genomic window of Dermacentor albipictus isolate Rhodes 1998 colony chromosome 8, USDA_Dalb.pri_finalv2, whole genome shotgun sequence:
- the LOC135898624 gene encoding protein Tob1-like: MHSVADSSEAGAAPSRMQVEIQVALNFLVSFLYNKLPRRRVNQFAEELDRALRRKFRGHWYPEKPYRGSAFRCVKTSPPLDPVFQIAARESGVDLRDVRENLPPDLSIWIDPGEVSYRIGEKGAAQVLLGGPQTSASESRCCSTSPGSADEALVAQLAGLGLGPGVSMTPLSPGSAAAQSAASAPALAAVAAVAAAAAGPCANGVPGPGAPVVNGTGTRSLTFTTASFAQTKFGSTKLKTSSKRAQRLSPTELSLRREQQQQHQQQQQQQQQQQQQQHVARAAAVPPPSAGNPLSPHDLYGTAAAAAAAAALPVDAFGDAAAAVVASQVAAAAAAASCPPPPTTASRFAAAASPFLAAAAAAGGSLQGHHHHHHHPHHHHHPAVSGAAAELGAALQQHLLLAN, encoded by the exons TGGCCGACTCCTCGGAGGCAGGCGCGGCTCCCAGCAGGATGCAGGTTGAGATCCAGGTGGCGCTCAACTTCCTCGTTTCCTTTCTGTACAACAAGCTGCCCCGAAGACGGGTCAACCAGTTCGCCGAGGAGCTGGACCGGGCGCTCAGGCGCAAGTTCCGCGGACACTG GTATCCGGAGAAGCCATACCGGGGCTCGGCATTTCGCTGCGTGAAGACGTCACCCCCGCTGGACCCGGTGTTCCAGATCGCGGCTCGGGAGAGCGGCGTCGACCTGCGGGACGTCCGGGAGAACCTGCCCCCCGACCTCAGCATCTGGATAGACCCCGGCGAGGTCTCCTACCGGATTGGCGAGAAGGGTGCGGCGCAG GTGCTTCTGGGCGGCCCTCAGACGTCGGCCTCCGAGTCGCGCTGCTGCTCGACGAGCCCCGGCTCTGCCGACGAAGCGCTGGTCGCTCAGCTGGCCGGCCTCGGCCTGGGTCCCGGCGTCAGCATGACGCCCCTGTCGCCGGGCTCGGCCGCCGCCCAGTCGGCCGCCTCGGCCCCCGCGCTGGCCGCCGTCGCAGccgtggccgccgccgccgcgggtcCCTGCGCCAACGGCGTCCCGGGCCCCGGCGCACCAGTCGTCAACGGTACGGGCACGCGCTCTCTCACCTTCACCACGGCCAGCTTCGCGCAGACAAAGTTCGGCTCGACCAAGCTCAAGACAAGCTCCAAGCGTGCCCAGAGGCTCTCGCCCACCGAGCTGAGCCTGCGGCGggaacagcagcaacaacatcagcaacaacagcagcagcagcaacagcagcagcagcagcaacacgtCGCCCGGGCAGCGGCGGTGCCGCCGCCGTCGGCCGGCAACCCTCTGTCGCCGCACGACTTGTACGgaacggcggcggcggcagcagcggccgcCGCCCTCCCCGTCGATGCGTTCGGCGATGCGGCCGCTGCCGTCGTGGCTTCGCAGGTGgctgcggccgccgcagccgcgtCTTGCCCGCCGCCTCCCACGACCGCGTCGCGGTTTGCGGCCGCGGCGTCTCCGttcttggcggcggcggcggcggctggtgGCTCGCTTCAGggacatcaccaccaccaccaccatccgcaccaccaccaccacccggcCGTGTCCGGGGCGGCCGCCGAACTGGGAGCTGCGCTCCAACAGCATCTGCTGTTGGCAAACTAG